In Dioscorea cayenensis subsp. rotundata cultivar TDr96_F1 chromosome 9, TDr96_F1_v2_PseudoChromosome.rev07_lg8_w22 25.fasta, whole genome shotgun sequence, a genomic segment contains:
- the LOC120268314 gene encoding cytochrome c oxidase subunit 2 — translation MEIPMIVIELEWRFLTIAPCDAAEPWQLGSQDAATPIMQGIIDLHHDIFFFLILILVFVSRMLVRALWHFHEKTNPIPLRIVHGTTIEIIRTIFPSIIPMFIAIPSFALLYSMDEVVVDPAITIKAIGHQWYRFGGRRASTQPYEYSDYNSSDEQSLTFDSYTIPEDDPELGQSRLLEVDNRVVVPAKTHLRMIVTPADVLHSWAVPSSGVKCDAVPGRSNQTSILVQREGVYYGQCSEIRGTNHAFTPIVVEAVPLKDYGSQVSNQLILQTN, via the exons ATGGAAATTCCAATGATTGTTATAGAATTAGAATGGCGATTCCTCACAATCGCTCCTTGTGATGCTGCGGAACCATGGCAATTAGGATCTCAAGACGCAGCAACACCTATTATGCAAGGAATCATTGACTTACATCACGATATCTTTTTCTTCCTCATTCTGATTTTGGTTTTCGTATCACGGATGCTGGTTCGCGCTTTATGGCATTTCCACGAGAAAACTAATCCAATCCCGCTAAGGATTGTTCATGGAACTACTATCGAGATTATTCGGACTATATTTCCAAGTATCATCCCGATGTTCATTGCTATACCATCGTTTGCTCTGTTATACTCAATGGACGAGGTAGTAGTAGATCCAGCCATTACTATCAAAGCTATTGGACATCAATGGTATCGA TTTGGGGGGAGGCGGGCGTCGACCCAACCTTATGAGTATTCGGACTATAACAGTTCCGATGAACAGTCACTCACTTTTGACAGTTATACGATTCCAGAAGATGATCCAGAATTGGGTCAATCACGTTTATTAGAAGTGGACAATAGAGTGGTTGTACCAGCCAAAACTCATCTACGTATGATTGTAACACCTGCTGATGTACTTCATAGTTGGGCTGTACCTTCCTCAGGTGTCAAATGTGATGCTGTACCTGGTCGTTCAAATCAGACCTCAATTTTGGTACAACGAGAAGGAGTTTACTATGGTCAGTGCAGTGAGATTCGTGGAACTAATCATGCCTTTACGC